The following coding sequences are from one Treponema bryantii window:
- a CDS encoding class I adenylate-forming enzyme family protein, with protein sequence MPITKYLESNAEKYANDCALVELNPEVKDTRRMTWKEFDLTQPEPNLPYRREISWRIFNEKANRCAHYLLERGVRKGDKVGILLMNCLEWLPIYFGILKTGALAVPLNFRYASDEIDYCLNLADISVLFFGPEFIGRLETISEKIMNRRLLIYVGEGLTPTFSENYISSVMNYSSENLDIELTDDDEAAIYFSSGTTGFPKAILHKHRALMHSAAVEQQHHGQKKDDVFLCIPPLYHTGAKMHWFGSLISGSKAVLLRGTKPETVLKAVSDELCTIVWLLVPWAQDILDSLDRGDLKISDFHLDQWRLMHIGAQPVPKKLIEDWKKYFPHHDYDTNYGLSESIGPGCVHLGVGNDNKIGAIGIPGYGWKVKIVDENRKEVKHGDVGELAVFGPGVMVCYYKNPEATAEVMDDEGWLYTGDMAMMDPDGFIYLVDRKKDVIITGGENLYPVQIEDFLHKMEAIKDVAVIGLADKRLGEIAAAIIEVKQGYTCTEEDVNNFCMELPKYKRPRKIIFAPVPRNPTGKIEKPKLREMYRTEDPFKVMQADS encoded by the coding sequence ATGCCAATCACCAAATATCTTGAAAGCAACGCAGAAAAGTATGCAAATGACTGCGCGCTTGTAGAATTAAACCCGGAAGTAAAAGACACCCGCCGCATGACCTGGAAGGAATTTGACCTTACCCAGCCGGAGCCTAATCTTCCTTACCGCCGCGAAATCAGCTGGCGCATTTTTAACGAAAAGGCTAACCGCTGTGCTCACTATTTGCTTGAGCGCGGTGTTCGTAAAGGCGACAAAGTAGGTATTCTTCTTATGAACTGCCTTGAGTGGCTTCCTATTTATTTTGGTATTTTGAAGACAGGTGCCCTCGCTGTTCCTCTCAACTTCCGCTATGCATCTGATGAAATTGACTACTGTCTGAATCTTGCTGATATTTCTGTACTTTTCTTTGGCCCTGAATTTATTGGCCGTCTTGAAACAATTTCAGAAAAAATCATGAACCGCCGCCTTCTCATTTATGTTGGCGAAGGTCTTACTCCAACTTTCTCAGAAAACTATATTTCTTCTGTAATGAACTATTCTTCTGAAAATCTGGACATTGAACTTACAGATGATGATGAAGCTGCAATTTACTTCAGCTCGGGAACAACTGGTTTCCCTAAGGCTATCCTTCATAAGCACCGTGCCCTTATGCACTCTGCTGCAGTTGAACAGCAGCACCACGGTCAGAAAAAGGATGATGTATTCCTTTGTATTCCGCCGCTCTACCACACAGGTGCCAAGATGCACTGGTTTGGGTCTTTGATTTCCGGAAGTAAAGCTGTGCTTCTTCGCGGTACAAAGCCGGAAACAGTTCTTAAAGCTGTATCTGATGAACTTTGTACTATTGTATGGCTTCTTGTTCCTTGGGCTCAGGATATTCTCGACAGCCTTGACCGAGGTGACCTTAAGATTTCTGACTTCCATCTTGATCAGTGGCGCCTTATGCACATTGGTGCTCAGCCTGTTCCAAAGAAGCTTATTGAAGACTGGAAAAAATATTTCCCACATCACGACTACGATACAAACTACGGACTTTCAGAAAGTATTGGACCTGGTTGTGTTCACCTTGGTGTTGGCAACGACAACAAAATTGGTGCAATCGGAATTCCTGGTTATGGCTGGAAGGTTAAGATTGTTGATGAAAACCGCAAGGAAGTTAAGCATGGTGATGTAGGTGAGCTTGCTGTATTCGGACCTGGCGTTATGGTTTGCTACTACAAGAATCCAGAGGCTACTGCTGAGGTTATGGATGACGAAGGCTGGCTTTACACTGGTGACATGGCAATGATGGATCCTGACGGATTTATCTACCTCGTAGACCGCAAGAAGGACGTTATCATTACTGGTGGTGAAAACCTTTATCCTGTTCAGATTGAAGACTTCCTCCACAAGATGGAAGCAATTAAGGACGTTGCTGTTATTGGTCTTGCTGATAAGCGTCTTGGAGAAATTGCGGCAGCAATCATCGAAGTAAAGCAGGGCTACACCTGTACTGAAGAAGATGTAAACAATTTCTGTATGGAGCTTCCAAAGTACAAGAGACCTCGCAAGATTATTTTTGCGCCGGTTCCTCGTAATCCTACAGGAAAAATCGAAAAGCCTAAGCTGCGTGAAATGTACCGCACAGAAGACCCATTCAAGGTTATGCAGGCTGATTCCTAG
- a CDS encoding rubredoxin → MERMQCDNCGHVYDKDEGDPKNNVAPGTAWADVPADYKCPECGAGKDKFIIE, encoded by the coding sequence ATGGAAAGAATGCAATGCGATAACTGCGGACACGTTTACGATAAAGACGAAGGCGATCCAAAGAACAATGTAGCCCCAGGAACAGCATGGGCTGATGTACCAGCTGATTATAAGTGTCCTGAATGTGGTGCTGGAAAAGACAAGTTCATCATAGAATAG
- a CDS encoding DUF456 domain-containing protein produces MSTGISVILCIVAGVLLLVGFLGTFVPVLPGAPLAWAGLLAAYFSEYNSISLLCLVITGIIAVVVSIADNFFPVTMTKKFGGSKYATTGATIGLIVGFFTGPWGIILGPFFGALIGEFINKEGRSEGVFKAAFGAFMGFLLGTGLKMITVLGFIWVFVISFFR; encoded by the coding sequence ATGAGTACTGGAATTAGTGTAATTTTATGTATTGTTGCAGGAGTTTTACTTCTGGTCGGTTTTTTGGGAACTTTTGTGCCGGTTCTTCCTGGTGCACCGCTTGCCTGGGCAGGGCTGCTGGCGGCTTATTTTTCTGAATACAATTCGATTTCGCTTTTGTGTCTTGTGATAACGGGAATTATTGCGGTTGTTGTTTCAATTGCTGATAATTTCTTCCCGGTTACGATGACTAAGAAATTTGGCGGCAGTAAATATGCTACTACGGGAGCTACAATTGGTCTTATCGTAGGATTCTTTACAGGCCCATGGGGAATTATTCTTGGTCCTTTCTTTGGTGCTTTGATTGGTGAGTTTATTAATAAAGAGGGCAGAAGCGAAGGTGTGTTTAAGGCTGCCTTTGGTGCTTTTATGGGATTTCTGCTTGGTACGGGCCTTAAGATGATTACAGTACTTGGCTTTATCTGGGTATTTGTAATTAGCTTTTTCCGATAA
- a CDS encoding HD-GYP domain-containing protein → MPITEEDSFFTENIVNINKKIYTILFCALIVPISFVVLTYVGVWYVPTPYAFMILIYTLVMAFTCFILNKTWNKKLQYVSMYLGLLAISGFVFLLGMKGVIVLTISWAFAPFISCLYYNRKLTRITTTINFFLTIIAYWLRSSAVTLVLSGVKTQERWFIENVPGVIVEFIFVFLVTDLLSKRTYETFRRLMSINADKDCAYKRLNEKTLEQFNTNKELQEKNEYIEKLNNELKSRNVNLNENQHKIIEFVGGSFGAFDIFGVTHNYHTGKYVQEICKQLRSNGYYAQELTDAKIDEFMLAALLHDAGKIRIPQDIVNKFGKYTDEEYEIMKTHPMEGRKILEGMPPIDDGTFNVTAKEMALYHHERWDGSGYPYGVTGDTIPLCARILGAADVLDALISPRLYKEPMSIADAVKVFEAEKGKAFEPCIADAVVSLKDEIIKIDRDFKTFEGAKFDDELARWKKYHPELKNFGKAGK, encoded by the coding sequence ATGCCGATTACCGAAGAAGACTCATTTTTTACAGAGAATATTGTAAATATCAATAAGAAAATCTATACAATTCTTTTTTGCGCTCTTATAGTTCCAATTTCATTTGTTGTTCTTACTTATGTGGGTGTATGGTATGTACCAACACCTTATGCGTTTATGATTTTGATATACACTCTGGTAATGGCTTTTACGTGCTTTATACTGAATAAAACCTGGAATAAGAAACTTCAGTATGTTTCCATGTACCTTGGACTTTTAGCTATTTCCGGATTTGTGTTCCTGCTGGGTATGAAAGGTGTAATTGTTCTTACTATTTCATGGGCTTTTGCTCCGTTTATCAGCTGTCTTTATTATAACCGCAAGCTTACTCGAATCACTACAACTATCAATTTTTTTCTTACAATAATTGCTTATTGGCTTCGTTCTTCGGCTGTAACTCTGGTTCTCAGCGGTGTAAAAACTCAGGAGCGCTGGTTTATAGAAAATGTTCCTGGTGTAATTGTTGAATTTATATTTGTTTTTCTGGTTACTGACTTGCTTTCAAAGAGAACTTATGAAACATTCCGTCGTCTTATGTCTATAAATGCAGATAAAGATTGTGCTTATAAACGCCTGAATGAAAAAACTCTTGAGCAGTTTAATACTAATAAAGAACTTCAGGAAAAGAATGAGTACATTGAAAAGCTGAATAACGAACTAAAATCACGTAACGTAAATCTTAATGAAAATCAGCATAAGATTATTGAATTTGTTGGCGGCAGTTTTGGTGCTTTTGATATATTTGGAGTTACTCATAATTATCATACCGGCAAGTATGTTCAGGAAATCTGTAAGCAGTTGAGGTCAAATGGCTATTATGCGCAGGAGTTAACTGATGCAAAGATAGATGAGTTTATGTTAGCAGCCCTTTTACATGATGCTGGTAAAATCAGGATTCCTCAGGATATTGTAAATAAGTTTGGAAAGTATACTGATGAAGAATATGAAATTATGAAAACTCATCCAATGGAAGGTAGAAAGATTCTTGAAGGTATGCCTCCTATAGATGATGGAACTTTTAATGTAACGGCAAAAGAAATGGCACTTTATCATCATGAAAGATGGGACGGAAGCGGTTATCCATATGGGGTTACCGGAGATACAATTCCTCTTTGTGCACGGATTCTTGGGGCAGCTGATGTTCTTGATGCTCTGATTAGTCCGAGATTATATAAAGAACCTATGTCTATTGCTGATGCTGTTAAGGTTTTTGAAGCGGAGAAGGGTAAAGCTTTTGAACCTTGTATTGCAGATGCGGTAGTGAGTTTGAAAGATGAGATTATCAAAATAGACCGCGACTTTAAAACCTTTGAGGGCGCAAAATTTGATGATGAACTTGCAAGATGGAAAAAATACCATCCTGAATTAAAAAACTTTGGGAAGGCAGGAAAATGA
- the hisG gene encoding ATP phosphoribosyltransferase, protein MDKLKILLAKGRIYESVYELLSDVGISIHLPDRTYFPTTNQEDLAFQVVKPQITSLLLANNKADVGFSGKDWVYENQVENDVVEIMDLGFDPVRIVAAIPEARDFDKLLKGQVTIATEYQVLSRKWVENKKIDGTIFRTWGTSEGFVQDTDDSIAQILIDNTSTGSSLKANRLKIVDTLMESSTRMYASKAAMEDPAKKQKIMELKMLFETVLNARNRVMLEMNCAEDKFDTLIKGIPSMKSPTVSPLFGGNGYAIKIAVKKSEVPTLLPKLQSLGATDIVEYELRKVML, encoded by the coding sequence ATGGACAAACTAAAAATCTTATTGGCTAAAGGCCGCATCTACGAGTCAGTTTATGAACTTTTAAGTGACGTAGGTATTTCAATCCATCTTCCTGACCGCACATACTTCCCGACAACAAATCAGGAAGACCTCGCATTCCAGGTAGTAAAGCCACAGATTACAAGCCTTCTTCTTGCAAATAACAAGGCAGATGTTGGATTTTCTGGAAAAGACTGGGTTTATGAAAATCAGGTAGAAAACGACGTTGTAGAAATTATGGATCTGGGCTTTGACCCTGTACGCATTGTAGCTGCAATTCCTGAAGCACGCGATTTTGACAAGCTTCTTAAAGGACAGGTTACAATTGCAACAGAATATCAGGTTCTGAGCCGCAAATGGGTTGAAAACAAAAAAATCGACGGAACAATCTTCCGCACCTGGGGAACTTCAGAAGGTTTCGTTCAGGACACAGATGATTCAATCGCACAGATTCTTATCGACAACACTTCAACAGGTTCTTCACTCAAAGCAAACCGCCTCAAGATTGTAGACACTCTTATGGAATCTTCTACAAGAATGTATGCAAGCAAGGCTGCAATGGAAGATCCTGCAAAGAAGCAGAAAATCATGGAGCTCAAAATGCTCTTCGAAACAGTTTTGAACGCACGCAACCGCGTAATGCTCGAAATGAACTGCGCAGAAGACAAGTTCGACACCCTCATCAAGGGAATCCCAAGCATGAAGAGTCCAACCGTTTCCCCACTTTTCGGCGGCAACGGCTACGCAATCAAAATTGCAGTTAAGAAGTCTGAAGTACCAACTCTCCTGCCAAAGCTCCAGAGCCTCGGTGCCACAGACATCGTTGAATATGAACTTAGAAAGGTAATGCTTTAA
- a CDS encoding GxxExxY protein — MTKKELDELTEKIIGIAISVHKELGPGLLEKVYQKCLMIALEENGLNVESEVPVEVIFHGQKISDEAYRIDLLVENIVVLELKSASKNSDLFKKQLGTYLKLADKPCGLLINFNEVLLKNGIIRVMNGYLN, encoded by the coding sequence TTGACGAAAAAGGAACTTGATGAATTAACTGAAAAGATTATTGGAATTGCAATTTCAGTACATAAAGAACTGGGACCTGGACTTCTTGAAAAGGTTTATCAAAAATGTCTAATGATTGCACTGGAAGAAAACGGTCTTAACGTTGAATCAGAAGTTCCTGTTGAAGTTATCTTTCATGGTCAAAAAATTTCAGATGAAGCATACAGAATCGATTTATTAGTTGAAAATATAGTCGTTTTAGAATTGAAATCTGCATCAAAAAATTCAGATTTATTCAAAAAACAACTTGGGACTTATTTAAAGTTAGCTGATAAACCTTGTGGTTTACTTATAAACTTTAACGAAGTATTATTAAAGAATGGAATAATCAGAGTAATGAATGGATATCTAAACTAA
- the hisB gene encoding imidazoleglycerol-phosphate dehydratase HisB, with protein MRTATIKRTTGETQIELTLNLDGTGKYDVENPIGFFDHMLRSFCKHGLFDLSGTIKGDLNVDQHHTIEDTGIVLGECFKRALGDCAGIFRSGFFIYPMDETLAQAAVDFGGRPYLVCNSQLTGMPLVSIQNGKEGSFQTDCFEDFWQGFANAALCNLHIDVIRGRSDHHKIEACFKAVSRAIRSATEIDARRGGTVPSTKGVIV; from the coding sequence ATGAGAACTGCTACTATAAAAAGAACTACCGGTGAAACACAGATTGAACTCACCCTGAACCTCGACGGTACAGGTAAATACGATGTTGAAAACCCAATCGGATTTTTCGACCACATGCTCCGCAGTTTCTGCAAGCACGGACTTTTTGATCTGAGCGGAACAATCAAGGGCGACCTCAACGTAGACCAGCACCACACAATTGAAGATACCGGAATTGTACTCGGCGAATGTTTCAAAAGAGCACTCGGCGACTGTGCAGGTATTTTTCGCAGCGGTTTCTTTATTTACCCTATGGACGAAACTCTCGCTCAGGCCGCAGTAGACTTTGGAGGACGTCCTTACCTCGTTTGCAACTCACAGCTCACAGGTATGCCGCTTGTAAGCATACAGAATGGCAAAGAAGGTTCTTTCCAGACAGACTGCTTTGAAGACTTCTGGCAGGGCTTTGCTAATGCTGCACTCTGCAACTTACACATCGACGTTATCCGTGGACGCAGTGATCACCACAAAATTGAAGCCTGCTTTAAAGCTGTAAGCCGCGCCATTCGCAGCGCAACAGAAATAGATGCCCGCCGCGGCGGCACAGTTCCAAGCACAAAAGGCGTTATTGTTTAA
- a CDS encoding SGNH/GDSL hydrolase family protein, with amino-acid sequence MKLVVFGDSILKGVITIPGSGKLFDVTENDSLTLAQKKLGFELDNRSIYGNITSKGLLKLQKFFEKGGEADFCIIEFGSNDCDYDWGTFVQKVPLAEYLENLSQMVNLCRANKVTPLMMGLIPYVCDDWFKTIIKGQDEENILKFLGGTPETLGKNQLAYKNAQADFVNKNNVQFLDPWKIFEGHKELMCYDGIHPNEKGYELLADAWIKFLSEVKKEF; translated from the coding sequence ATGAAACTCGTAGTCTTCGGCGATTCTATCCTAAAAGGCGTAATCACAATTCCCGGTTCCGGAAAACTCTTTGACGTAACCGAGAATGATTCACTTACCCTTGCACAGAAAAAGCTTGGATTCGAGCTGGATAACCGTTCAATCTACGGCAACATCACAAGCAAGGGCCTCCTCAAACTCCAGAAGTTTTTTGAAAAAGGCGGAGAAGCAGATTTTTGTATAATTGAGTTCGGCTCAAACGACTGCGACTATGACTGGGGAACTTTTGTGCAAAAGGTTCCATTGGCAGAGTATCTGGAAAACCTTTCTCAGATGGTAAATCTCTGCCGCGCCAATAAGGTAACCCCTCTTATGATGGGACTCATACCTTATGTATGCGACGACTGGTTCAAAACAATCATAAAGGGCCAGGATGAAGAAAACATTCTGAAGTTCCTCGGTGGCACTCCAGAAACACTCGGTAAAAATCAGCTTGCCTATAAAAATGCACAGGCAGACTTTGTAAATAAAAATAATGTTCAGTTCTTAGATCCATGGAAAATCTTTGAAGGTCACAAAGAACTTATGTGCTATGACGGAATTCATCCGAATGAAAAAGGCTATGAACTTCTTGCAGATGCCTGGATTAAATTCCTGTCAGAAGTAAAAAAGGAATTCTAA
- the rnhA gene encoding ribonuclease HI translates to MKEITIYTDGGCHGNPGPGGWGIVVIADGVAKQLSGGEKMTTNNRMELMAAITALTVVHNTPDFAGSHVTVNIDSQYVKNGITTWIKSWKAKGWKTADKKPVKNQDLWIQLDSLNAGLNVTWNWVKGHAGIEYNEICDQLCQSEIAKFE, encoded by the coding sequence ATGAAAGAAATAACTATATACACAGATGGCGGATGCCACGGAAATCCTGGCCCTGGTGGCTGGGGAATTGTTGTAATTGCAGACGGAGTTGCAAAGCAGCTTTCCGGCGGTGAAAAAATGACAACAAACAACCGCATGGAACTTATGGCAGCAATTACAGCTCTCACCGTAGTTCACAACACTCCCGATTTTGCAGGCAGCCATGTTACTGTAAACATCGACAGTCAGTATGTAAAAAACGGAATCACCACCTGGATAAAAAGCTGGAAAGCAAAGGGCTGGAAAACTGCCGATAAAAAGCCTGTAAAAAATCAGGACCTGTGGATACAGCTCGACAGTCTCAACGCTGGTCTCAATGTAACCTGGAACTGGGTAAAAGGCCATGCAGGAATCGAATACAACGAAATCTGTGATCAGCTTTGTCAGTCAGAAATCGCTAAATTCGAATAG
- the groL gene encoding chaperonin GroEL (60 kDa chaperone family; promotes refolding of misfolded polypeptides especially under stressful conditions; forms two stacked rings of heptamers to form a barrel-shaped 14mer; ends can be capped by GroES; misfolded proteins enter the barrel where they are refolded when GroES binds), translated as MAKQLLFSEDARKKLLSGVEQISKAVKTTLGPCGRMVMMDKKYGSPVITKDGVSVAKEIELQDPYENMGAQFVREVASKTNDDAGDGTTTATVLSYALVREGIKSVAAGMRPIEIKRGMDKAVKLAVDEIKKNAKPVKGADDITNIATISANNDPEIGKMLADAIEKVGKDGVITVEESKNMEMTVDTVEGMQFDRGYISSYFVTDRERMEADFDDAYVLIYDKKISAMKDLLPILEKVANAGKALVIICEDVEGEALTTLVLNTIRGTIKVCAVKAPGFGDRRKDMLQDIAILTGATVVSEEVGLKLETSGTEVLGKAKSIKIDKDNTTIVGGAGSSKAIKDRVAEIKTAIEKSTSSYDKEQLQKRLAKLAGGVAVINVGANTETEMKEMKFRVEDTIAATRAALEEGIVSGGGLALIEASKALNEIPADLTEDEKVGFKIVRRALEEPMRQIAENAGLDGSVIAERAKSEKKGIGYNARTGEWVNMLEAGIIDPAKVTCSALKNAASVAGTLLTTECAITDIPEPKAPAAPAPDMGGMY; from the coding sequence ATGGCAAAACAGTTATTGTTTAGTGAAGATGCTAGAAAAAAGCTTTTGAGTGGCGTTGAGCAGATTTCAAAGGCTGTAAAAACAACACTTGGTCCTTGTGGACGTATGGTTATGATGGATAAGAAATACGGTTCACCAGTAATCACAAAGGACGGTGTATCTGTTGCTAAGGAAATTGAACTCCAGGATCCATATGAAAACATGGGAGCTCAGTTCGTTCGCGAAGTAGCAAGCAAAACTAACGATGATGCCGGTGATGGTACAACTACTGCAACTGTACTTTCTTACGCACTTGTTCGCGAAGGAATTAAATCTGTAGCTGCTGGTATGAGACCAATTGAAATTAAACGCGGTATGGATAAGGCTGTAAAGCTTGCCGTTGACGAAATCAAAAAGAATGCAAAGCCTGTAAAGGGTGCTGATGATATTACAAACATCGCTACAATTTCTGCAAACAACGATCCTGAAATTGGTAAGATGCTTGCTGACGCTATCGAAAAGGTAGGAAAAGACGGTGTTATTACTGTAGAAGAATCAAAGAACATGGAAATGACTGTTGATACAGTTGAAGGTATGCAGTTTGACCGCGGATACATTTCTTCTTACTTTGTAACAGACCGTGAGCGCATGGAAGCTGATTTTGATGACGCTTACGTTTTGATTTACGACAAAAAGATTTCTGCTATGAAAGATCTTCTCCCAATTCTTGAGAAGGTTGCAAATGCAGGTAAGGCTCTCGTAATCATCTGTGAAGATGTTGAAGGTGAAGCTCTTACAACTCTCGTTTTGAACACAATCCGTGGAACAATCAAAGTTTGTGCTGTTAAGGCTCCAGGCTTTGGTGACAGACGTAAGGATATGCTTCAGGATATCGCTATTTTGACAGGAGCTACTGTAGTATCAGAAGAAGTTGGTCTTAAACTTGAAACTTCTGGAACAGAAGTTCTTGGTAAGGCTAAGTCTATTAAGATTGACAAGGACAACACAACAATCGTTGGTGGTGCAGGATCTTCTAAGGCTATCAAAGACCGTGTTGCAGAAATCAAGACTGCTATCGAAAAGTCTACATCATCTTATGACAAGGAACAGCTCCAGAAGAGACTTGCTAAGCTCGCTGGTGGTGTTGCTGTAATCAACGTTGGTGCTAACACAGAAACAGAAATGAAGGAAATGAAGTTCCGCGTAGAAGATACAATTGCTGCTACACGTGCTGCTCTTGAAGAAGGTATCGTTTCTGGTGGTGGACTTGCACTCATCGAAGCTTCTAAGGCTTTGAACGAAATCCCAGCTGACCTTACAGAAGATGAAAAGGTTGGATTTAAGATTGTACGCCGCGCTCTCGAAGAGCCAATGCGCCAGATTGCAGAAAATGCTGGTCTTGACGGAAGCGTAATTGCAGAACGTGCTAAATCAGAAAAGAAGGGTATTGGTTACAATGCTCGTACTGGTGAATGGGTAAATATGCTTGAGGCCGGAATTATCGACCCAGCTAAGGTTACTTGTTCAGCTTTGAAGAACGCTGCATCTGTAGCAGGAACTCTCCTCACAACAGAATGTGCAATTACTGATATTCCTGAACCTAAGGCTCCTGCTGCCCCAGCTCCTGATATGGGCGGTATGTATTAG
- a CDS encoding response regulator has product MKKVLIADSHPLFRDFLKQKLSEDQIEVITTQENRDIYTKVITSLPNLIILDMEEDNSMEMEFLEKKMHDTNCADIPVIITGPKQDRSNIAAYAKYGVIKYFEKPVQFDMFFKSIGLVVRVPLSMDTTPCILDLHRNNNIIFIELALGLNREKIALLQFKLSEMIEREKLENPKVIIMLTNLELTFVDGYNLEFLIDNVLASSKIHAKNVKILSLSNFVKELVNGHTNYAGVEISSNLSRILNDLVDTSVTSDISDLITNRFLTPSYETEDSASIATRFSSDGLEYSGKPKETGTVLTIAIIDSDESSLEITKNYFEQAGAACFTYTKGQEFINDYDDGKFDLILLDVLLNDQTGLSLLQRLHGMPHSPPIVIYSQSLQKDIIVKVLSAGAASYLVKPQKPNVLIQKCLSILKTKE; this is encoded by the coding sequence ATGAAAAAGGTATTGATTGCAGACAGTCATCCGTTATTCCGTGATTTTCTTAAACAGAAGCTTTCGGAAGACCAGATTGAAGTTATTACAACCCAGGAAAACCGCGATATTTATACAAAGGTTATTACCTCACTTCCAAACCTGATTATTCTGGATATGGAAGAAGATAACTCTATGGAAATGGAGTTTCTTGAAAAGAAGATGCACGATACAAACTGTGCAGATATTCCTGTCATCATTACCGGTCCAAAACAGGATCGCTCAAATATCGCAGCCTATGCAAAATACGGTGTAATTAAATACTTTGAAAAACCTGTTCAGTTTGACATGTTCTTTAAATCAATAGGCCTTGTTGTACGTGTTCCACTCTCAATGGATACAACACCTTGTATTCTGGACCTTCACCGAAATAATAATATTATCTTTATTGAACTTGCACTTGGACTCAACCGTGAAAAGATAGCACTTCTTCAGTTTAAGCTTTCAGAAATGATTGAACGTGAAAAGCTGGAAAATCCTAAGGTAATCATCATGCTTACAAACCTTGAGCTTACTTTTGTAGACGGCTATAACCTCGAATTCCTGATTGATAATGTTCTTGCCAGTTCAAAAATTCATGCAAAAAATGTTAAGATTCTTTCTCTAAGTAATTTTGTAAAGGAACTTGTAAACGGACATACAAATTATGCCGGCGTAGAAATTTCTTCTAATCTTTCAAGAATTCTTAATGACCTTGTAGATACCTCTGTTACTTCAGATATTTCAGACCTTATTACAAACCGCTTCCTTACCCCTTCTTACGAAACTGAAGATTCAGCATCTATTGCAACACGCTTTTCTTCAGATGGCCTTGAATATTCAGGAAAACCTAAAGAAACTGGAACCGTTCTTACAATTGCAATTATTGACAGCGATGAATCCAGCCTGGAAATCACAAAGAATTATTTTGAACAGGCCGGTGCAGCCTGCTTTACATATACAAAAGGTCAGGAATTCATAAATGACTATGACGATGGAAAGTTTGATCTTATTCTGCTTGATGTACTTTTAAATGATCAGACAGGGCTTTCTCTTTTACAGAGACTTCATGGAATGCCTCATTCGCCTCCAATTGTTATTTATTCTCAGAGTCTTCAGAAGGATATCATTGTAAAGGTTTTGAGTGCCGGAGCTGCAAGCTATCTGGTAAAACCTCAAAAGCCAAATGTTCTTATACAGAAATGTCTTTCAATTCTTAAAACAAAGGAATAA